The Mesotoga infera genome includes a window with the following:
- a CDS encoding ABC transporter ATP-binding protein, whose protein sequence is MSLVLRNVRKVFTSYGTETVAVDDFDQEIQRGQLVTLLGPSGCGKTTTLRIIAGFEVPTNGRVLLDGKDVTNLPPNRRSISMVFQSYALFPHLTVEENISFGLKLKRLDRSTMKKKIREMTDLVGLKGLEKRRPDQLSGGQQQRVALARSLVMEPSVLLFDEPLSNLDAKLRESMRLEIRRIQQEVNITSVYVTHDQVEAMSISDVIVVMSDGKVMQIGSPFDIYARPQNCFVADFIGRVNFIDGEVESIDGDSVTVSSSSLGKKFVGRKGGELSPGDDVRIVLRPESLSDREEDKINVLNGKVLKYVFLGSNVEYEIELPDGKILNAVTFNPIERKFPVVGKETDLYFSKESAWVIKS, encoded by the coding sequence ATGAGTCTAGTACTGAGAAATGTAAGAAAGGTCTTCACTAGCTACGGAACGGAAACGGTTGCCGTAGACGATTTTGATCAGGAGATTCAAAGAGGACAACTGGTAACGCTTCTGGGGCCTTCGGGTTGTGGAAAAACTACGACTTTGAGGATCATCGCGGGTTTTGAAGTTCCCACAAACGGGCGCGTATTGCTGGATGGAAAGGACGTCACAAACCTGCCTCCCAATAGGAGGAGCATTTCGATGGTCTTCCAGAGTTACGCTCTCTTCCCTCACCTAACTGTGGAGGAGAATATCTCTTTTGGTTTGAAACTTAAGAGACTTGACAGAAGCACCATGAAGAAGAAAATAAGGGAAATGACGGATCTCGTCGGCCTCAAGGGACTTGAGAAGAGAAGACCGGATCAGTTGTCGGGAGGTCAGCAACAAAGAGTAGCACTTGCAAGGAGTCTGGTTATGGAACCAAGCGTTCTGCTCTTTGATGAGCCGCTTTCGAATCTAGATGCGAAATTGAGAGAGTCTATGAGGCTTGAGATCCGGCGAATTCAACAGGAGGTCAATATTACCAGTGTCTATGTTACTCACGACCAGGTTGAGGCGATGAGTATTTCCGACGTGATTGTTGTAATGAGTGATGGGAAGGTTATGCAGATCGGGAGCCCGTTCGACATCTATGCGAGACCTCAGAACTGTTTCGTAGCAGATTTCATAGGAAGGGTCAACTTTATTGACGGCGAGGTAGAATCTATCGACGGAGACTCGGTAACTGTTTCATCCAGTTCACTGGGAAAGAAGTTTGTGGGCAGAAAGGGTGGAGAACTCTCCCCCGGAGATGATGTGAGGATAGTCCTGAGACCGGAGTCTCTCTCGGACAGGGAAGAAGACAAAATAAACGTTCTCAATGGAAAGGTATTGAAATACGTTTTTCTGGGGTCTAATGTCGAGTACGAAATTGAGCTTCCCGATGGAAAGATTCTGAATGCAGTGACCTTCAACCCAATCGAGAGAAAGTTCCCCGTTGTGGGAAAGGAAACGGATCTGTATTTTTCCAAAGAGAGCGCCTGGGTGATCAAGAGCTGA